The Caulobacter sp. FWC2 region GTGCATCGCCCGAAGGCCGGCATAGGCGGGGTCGGTCTCGACGAAATCGTAGAAAGCCTCGACCAGGGCGTCCACGCGCGAAGCGCCGCCGATCTGGTCGAACGCGGTCTGCTGGTCGGTCATCGAACACTCCGGACTCAAAGCCAGCAGGATCGACCCGATCGGCCGACCGCGCCTTGATCCGGCTCAAGCCCTGGCGACTAGCCCCGCATGTCTCCCGTCTCGATGAACCGCTGGTGCCAGGCGAAGGCTTCCATCAGCAGAGTCGGGGACTGCTGGCCGTAGGAGTACCGACGCGCTCTTGCCAGGTAGTCCTTCAGCGCCGGGCGATAGTCCGGGTGCGAGCAGTTCTCGATGATCACCTCGGCCCGCTGGCGGGGCGACAGACCGCGCAGGTCGGCCAGGCCCTGTTCGGTGACCAGGATCTGGACGTCCTGGTTGATGTGGTCGACGTGCGGAGCCTTGGGCACGATGGTCGAGATCTTGCCGCCCTTGGCCGTCGACGGGGCCATGAAGATCGAGACATAGGCGTTGCGGGCGAAGTCGCCGCTGCCGCCGATGCCGTTCTGGATCCGCGAGCCCATCATGTGGGTCGAGTTCACGGCCCCGTGGATGTCGGCCTCGATCATGCCGTTCATGGCGATGCAGCCCAGGCGGCGGATCAGTTCGGGGTGGTTGCTGATCTCCTGCGGGCGCAGCACCAGACGATCGCGGAAACGAGCCATGTCGGCGTTGAGGGTCGCGGCCGCCTCGGGGCTCAGCGAAAACGCCGTGGCCGAGGCGGTCAGCAGCTTGCCGGATTCCATCAGCTCCAGCATTCCGTCCTGCAGTACCTCGGTAAAGGCGGTGAGGTTGTCGAACGGCCCGTCGACCAGGCCCGACATCACCGCGTTGGCGATGTTGCCCACGCCCGACTGCAGCGGCAGCAGACTGGCCGGCAGCCGCCCGCGCGCCACCTCATGGCGGAAGAATTCCAACAGGTGGCCGGCGATCGCCCGATGGTCTTCGCCCGGGGCGTCGAACGGCAGGTTGCGGTCGGGGGAGTCCGTCTCGACGATGGCGACGATCTTGTCCGGGTCGCAGCGGAAATAGGCCTCGCCGATGCGGTCGTGCGGCCGCACCAGCGGGATTGGCACGCGGTTCGGCGGCAGGGCCGTGCCGTAGTAGATGTCGTGCATCCCCTCCAGAGCCGGGTTCTGCCAGCGATTGACCTCCAGGATCACCTTGGAGG contains the following coding sequences:
- a CDS encoding acetyl-CoA hydrolase/transferase family protein, with the translated sequence MSPSRIGLQSLKAMVMPAQAAAALIGPGETVGMSGFTGSGYPKAVPMALASRIEAEHAAGNPFRLRVWTGASTGPELDGALAKADGIEFRLPYNSDPIARDKINRGEMDYFDMHLSQVAPMAWQGFLGPLDTALIEVSGIRPDGSLIPSSSVGNNKTWIDRASKVILEVNRWQNPALEGMHDIYYGTALPPNRVPIPLVRPHDRIGEAYFRCDPDKIVAIVETDSPDRNLPFDAPGEDHRAIAGHLLEFFRHEVARGRLPASLLPLQSGVGNIANAVMSGLVDGPFDNLTAFTEVLQDGMLELMESGKLLTASATAFSLSPEAAATLNADMARFRDRLVLRPQEISNHPELIRRLGCIAMNGMIEADIHGAVNSTHMMGSRIQNGIGGSGDFARNAYVSIFMAPSTAKGGKISTIVPKAPHVDHINQDVQILVTEQGLADLRGLSPRQRAEVIIENCSHPDYRPALKDYLARARRYSYGQQSPTLLMEAFAWHQRFIETGDMRG